The Dioscorea cayenensis subsp. rotundata cultivar TDr96_F1 chromosome 19, TDr96_F1_v2_PseudoChromosome.rev07_lg8_w22 25.fasta, whole genome shotgun sequence genome includes a window with the following:
- the LOC120249812 gene encoding uncharacterized protein LOC120249812 — protein sequence MGRHPTTSTTTNATTLHSSIALLQERFRQLQRMKELREEKELMKMFIEAGKPKPNVQLVDQNEQQPSLFLHPDLLHPSKFQHDLSHVSTNFDTSLSIGLWPCNKPATTTITSATATTNNVRETTSYVDTSLHL from the coding sequence ATGGGAAGGCATCCAACTACTAGCACTACTACTAATGCAACAACTCTTCATTCCTCCATTGCTCTTTTGCAAGAGAGATTTAGGCAGCTTCAAAGGATGAAGGAGTTGAGGGAGGAGAAGGAGCTCATGAAGATGTTTATAGAAGCCGGAAAGCCGAAACCAAATGTGCAACTTGTTgatcaaaatgagcaacaaccaAGCTTGTTCTTGCACCCTGATTTGCTTCATCCTTCAAAGTTTCAGCATGACTTGTCTCATGTGTCTACCAACTTTGATACTTCACTCTCCATTGGATTGTGGCCTTGTAATAAGCCTGCAACTACTACTATTACTTCTGCTACTGCTACTACTAACAATGTCAGGGAGACAACATCATATGTTGACACTTCTCTTCATTTGTaa
- the LOC120283620 gene encoding probable histidine kinase 5 translates to MSFSAVSELFGRIRRWALVRMGWKRSAVKKCEACGKWRARFMLLWVLSGVIGSIWFSCGLVEYGVWKRREGVIRKSSWDEKAQVLGEQFNLSMAQLQALAFLLSSADQRTLSECIVNTLSERRLGNGLSHALNVLFSKGENSQHQQALVREKIDLHEKCPIPDVDVLEQTKHSSVEQWEMPFAFYKDFVPKPKNFLNQEGNENKQTRDMASSKTLHYEWFTNLLSKIFWWILVGMVVGCKGFALSGELWKKQDQQVKQPSQLQKQQYQPQNSKGGGRWRKKLLFLGVVLGILVSIWIFLSMNANIISRRKETLENMCDERARMLQEQFNVSMNHVNALAILVSTFHHGKNPSAIDQKTFAEFTARTAFERPLMSGVAYALRVPHSQREQFEKQHGWRIKKMETEDQSPVQDEYIPEKLDPSPVQDEYAPVIFSQETVSHIVSVDMMSGKEDRENILRARATGKGVLTSPFPLLKSNHIGVVLTFAVYNADLPADATQEMRINATEGYLGASFDVPSLVEKLLQQLASKQKIIVNVYDTTNSSGPIRMYGPTSSSTSEMHVSNLDFGDPFRRHEMHCRFKQEPPPPWSAITTSLGVAVIVLLVGHIFHAAINRIEKVEDDYRAMRDLKGRAEAADVAKSRFLATVSHEIRTPMNGVLGMLQMLMDTDLDATQLDYAMTAQSSGKVLISLINEVLDQAKIESGRLELEAVPFDVRGVLDNVLPIFSDKSQPKGIEMAVYISDRVPEVLIGDPGRFRQIITNLVGNSVKFTEEGHIFVSVHLVEEVKNSSDVSNKALNQIPELLRSDTDVSRMSLSGFQVVDRWKSWENFKAFKFPSEATDAVNLLVTVEDTGVGIPEDAQGRIFMPFMQADSSTSRTYGGTGIGLSISKCLVDLMGGEIGFVSRPGIGSTFAFTAAFQEGSRSSVDMKRHQPDSITSEFRGMRGLVVDRRCIRAEVAKYHLQRLGMHVDIANNEKAAISSIIDSCRSSGSGRLDMVLVDKEAWGEASGMAFPDSLIELRQNGRLKHPEHLPKMVLLATSMSSTEANELKAAGYVDSIIKPLRLNMMSACLRKALGVGNKQQKDKEQLTILQSLLNGKKILVVDDNVVNRKVAEGALKKYGAIVTCADSGKAALEYLKPPHEFDACFMDVQMPEMDGFEATRKIRNMENDVNDLIKSGRASAEKFGNVAHWHIPILAMTADVFQATHDECVRCGMDDFVSKPFEEEQLYSAVAYFFEPDSEQADPNL, encoded by the exons ATGAGTTTTTCGGCCGTTTCAGAACTCTTTGGGAGGATTCGAAGGTGGGCTCTTGTTAGGATGGGTTGGAAGAGGAGTGCGGTCAAGAAATGTGAGGCTTGCGGCAAGTGGAGGGCTAGATTCATGCTTCTCTGGGTGTTGAGTGGTGTTATTGGATCCATTTGGTTTTCCTGTGGTTTGGTAGAGTATGGCGTTTGGAAGAGAAGGGAGGGTGTGATTAGAAAAAGCTCATGGGATGAGAAAGCTCAGGTCTTGGGAGAGCAGTTCAATCTCAGCATGGCCCAACTTCAGGCCCTGGCCTTTCTTTTATCATCCGCGGATCAG AGAACACTATCTGAATGTATAGTGAATACATTATCTGAAAGGCGACTCGGTAATGGCCTCTCTCATGCTCTGAATGTTCTGTTCTCCAAAGGGGAGAATTCCCAACATCAGCAAGCATTGGTGAGAGAAAAGATAGACCTTCATGAGAAATGTCCTATTCCTGATGTTGACGTGCTAGAGCAGACCAAGCACTCATCGGTAGAACAATGGGAAATGCCATTTGCTTTCTACAAAGATTTTGTGCCAAAACCCAAGAATTTCCTCAATCAAGAG ggCAATGAAAACAAACAGACAAGGGACATGGCATCTAGCAAGACTCTGCATTATGAGTGGTTTACAAATCTTTTGTCAAAGAtattttggtggattttggTAGGAATGGTTGTTGGCTGTAAAGGTTTCGCTCTTTCTGGAGAATTATGGAAGAAACAAGATCAGCAAGTTAAACAACCGTCACAATTGCAAAAGCAGCAATACCAGCCTCAAAATTCTAAGGGTGGTGGAAGGTGGAGGAAGAAGCTGCTCTTTCTAGGAGTTGTTCTTGGAATTTTGGTCTCCATATGGATATTTTTGAGCATGAATGCAAATATCATCTCAAGGAGGAAGGAGACTCTAGAGAACATGTGTGATGAGAGAGCACGGATGTTGCAAGAACAGTTCAATGTGAGCATGAACCACGTGAATGCATTGGCCATTTTAGTCTCGACGTTTCACCATGGCAAGAACCCTTCCGCCATTGACCAG AAAACATTTGCAGAGTTTACAGCAAGAACAGCGTTTGAAAGGCCATTAATGAGTGGTGTTGCCTATGCTTTGAGAGTACCACACTCACAAAGGGAGCAATTTGAAAAACAACATGGATGGAGGATAAAGAAGATGGAGACAGAGGATCAGTCTCCTGTTCAGGATGAATACATACCTGAAAAGCTTGACCCTTCACCTGTTCAAGATGAATATGCACCAGTTATATTCTCACAGGAAACTGTGTCTCACATCGTGTCTGTTGATATGATGTCCGGGAAG GAAGATCGTGAGAATATATTGCGTGCAAGAGCGACAGGGAAGGGGGTTCTGACTTCCCCCTTTCCCCTTTTGAAATCCAATCATATTGGTGTGGTTCTTACTTTTGCGGTTTATAATGCTGATCTTCCTGCTGATGCTACACAAGAAATGCGGATTAATGCAACTGAAGG GTATCTTGGTGCATCCTTTGATGTGCCATCTTTGGTGGAGAAGCTTCTTCAACAGCTTGCCAGCAAACAAAAGATCATCGTTAATGTCTATGACACAACCAACTCATCAGGACCTATTAGGATGTATGGTCCTACTTCTTCTAGTACTAGTGAGATGCATGTCAGCAATTTGGACTTCGGAGATCCCTTCCGGAGGCACGAAATGCATTGCAG ATTCAAGCAAGAGCCGCCACCACCTTGGTCAGCAATAACGACATCTCTTGGGGTTGCAGTGATTGTCTTGCTTGTTGGTCATATATTTCATGCAGCCATAAACCGAATTGAAAAAGTTGAAGATGATTATCGTGCAATGAGAGATCTAAAAGGTCGAGCTGAGGCTGCTGATGTTGCAAAGTCCCGG TTTCTGGCCACAGTTTCACATGAAATCCGAACTCCGATGAATGGTGTCTTAG GAATGTTACAGATGCTGATGGATACCGATCTGGATGCGACTCAACTAGATTATGCAATGACTGCACAATCTAGTGGGAAAGTTCTTATATCTCTTATTAATGAGGTTCTCGACCAGGCTAAGATAGAATCAGGGAGACTTGAGCTAGAGGCTGTCCCTTTTGATGTTCGTGGTGTTCTCGACAACGTGCTACCAATTTTCTCTGATAAGTCACAGCCCAAAGGCATTGAG ATGGCCGTGTATATTTCAGATCGGGTTCCAGAGGTTCTTATTGGCGATCCTGGGCGTTTCAGACAGATCATTACAAATTTGGTTGGAAATTCAGTAAAG TTTACAGAAGAAGGGCATATCTTTGTATCAGTGCATTTGGTGGAGGAAGTGAAGAATTCATCTGATGTTAGCAACAAAGCTCTAAACCAAATACCTGAGCTACTGAGGAGTGACACAGACGTATCACGCATGAGTCTTAGCGGGTTTCAAGTAGTTGACAGATGGAAGAGCTGGGAAAACTTTAAAGCATTCAAATTTCCAAGTGAAGCTACCGATGCGGTCAACTTGCTTGTGACAGTTGAGGACACTGGTGTAGGAATTCCGGAAGATGCTCAGGGCCGTATATTCATGCCATTCATGCAAGCTGACAGTTCAACCTCCAGGACATATGGTGGTACCGGTATAGGTTTAAGCATAAGCAAATGTTTGGTAGACCTGATGGGTGGAGAGATTGGGTTTGTGAGTCGCCCTGGCATTGGAAGCACTTTTGCATTCACTGCTGCTTTCCAAGAAGGATCGAGGAGTTCAGTGGATATGAAGAGGCACCAACCTGATTCAATCACATCAGAATTCCGAGGAATGAGAGGACTGGTTGTTGACAGAAGATGCATACGGGCCGAAGTTGCGAAATATCATTTGCAAAGACTAGGGATGCATGTTGACATCGCAAATAATGAAAAAGCAGCAATTTCGTCCATAATAGATAGTTGTAGGTCAAG TGGATCAGGGCGTTTGGACATGGTTTTGGTGGACAAAGAAGCTTGGGGTGAGGCGTCTGGTATGGCATTTCCTGACTCCTTGATAGAGCTCAGACAAAATGGTAGATTAAAACATCCTGAGCATCTCCCGAAGATGGTTTTGTTGGCAACTTCCATGAGTTCAACTGAGGCTAATGAGCTAAAGGCAGCCGGATATGTAGATAGTATAATAAAACCACTTCGCCTTAATATGATGTCTGCTTGCCTCCGAAAAGCTCTAGGTGTAGGTAACAAACAGCAAAAAGACAAAGAACAACTAACAATCCTTCAAAGTTTGTTGAATGGGAAGAAGATATTGGTTGTGGATGATAATGTAGTCAACCGCAAGGTTGCCGAGGGTGCTTTGAAGAAATACGGAGCTATTGTAACATGTGCTGACAGTGGCAAAGCTGCTTTGGAATATCTGAAGCCTCCGCATGAGTTTGATGCTTGCTTTATGGATGTGCAAATGCCGGAGATGGATGG